The following proteins come from a genomic window of Taeniopygia guttata chromosome 25, bTaeGut7.mat, whole genome shotgun sequence:
- the HJV gene encoding hemojuvelin isoform X4, whose protein sequence is MGMGRAAHSRSPGQLENSGLFLRALLLLFLCRHVSSQCKILRCNSDYVAATLHLRGPERGAAFCTALRSYSLCTRRTARTCRGDLAFHSAVHGIEDLMIQNNCSKEGPTAPPRPRPPAPNPHGFESLDICDYERSFLYKHGRPPGFQHCAAFGDPHIRTFHDDFHTCRVEGSWPLLDNDYLFVQATSSPVAKGSNATVTSKLTIIFKNMKECIDQKVYQAELDNVPAAFQDGSVNGGARPGGSSLAIWERSPGRHVEIRADYIGTTIAVRQAGRQLSFSIRAAEEVARAFTEEQDLQLCVGGCPRSQRMSRSPRGRGRVPAETARALCREMLPVEDVYFQSCVFDVVTSGDTNFTMAAHGALEDARLFLPDAEKLHIFQAGGGCPLTSPSLLFLLPCGLWAVLLHF, encoded by the exons ATGGGAAtgggcagagctgcccacagcaggagcccagggcagctggaaaACTCCGGCCTCTTCCTCCgagctctcctgctcctcttcctctgccGGCATG TCTCTTCCCAGTGCAAGATCCTCCGTTGCAACTCGGACTACGTGGCGGCCACGCTGCACCTGCGCGGGCCCGAGCGCGGCGCCGCGTTCTGCACCGCGCTGCGCTCCTACTCGCTGTGCACCCGCCGCACCGCCCGCACCTGCCGCGGCGACCTGGCCTTCCACTCGGCCGTGCACGGCATCGAGGACCTCATGATCCAGAACAACTGCTCCAAGGAAGGGCCCACGGCCCCGCCACGGCcgcggcccccggcccccaaCCCGCACGGCTTCGAGTCGCTCGATATCTGCGACTACGAGCGGAGTTTCCTCTACAAGCACGGCCGCCCCCCCGGTTTCCAGCACTGCGCTGCCTTCGGGGATCCCCACATCCGAACCTTCCACGATGACTTCCACACGTGCCGGGTGGAGGGCTCCTGGCCGCTCTTGGACAACGATTACCTGTTTGTGCAAGCCACCAGTTCGCCGGTGGCCAAGGGGTCCAACGCAACGGTCACCAGCAAG CTGACCATCATATTCAAGAACATGAAGGAATGCATCGACCAGAAGGTCTACCAGGCCGAGCTGGACAATGTCCCTGCAGCCTTCCAGGACGGTTCTGTCAACGGTGGCGCGCGGCCGGGCGGGAGCAGCTTGGCCATTTGGGAGCGCAGCCCCGGCCGGCACGTGGAGATCCGCGCCGACTACATCGGCACCACCATCGCCGTGCGCCAGGCCGGCCGCCAGCTCTCCTTCTCCATCCGCGCTGCCGAGGAGGTGGCCCGGGCCTTCACGGAGGAGCAGGACCTGCAGCTCTGCGTGGGCGGTTGTCCCCGCAGCCAGCGCATGTCCCGCAGCCCCCGCGGCCGCGGCCGTGTCCCCGCGGAGACGGCGCGGGCGCTCTGCCGGGAGATGCTGCCCGTGGAGGATGTGTACTTCCAGTCGTGCGTCTTCGACGTGGTCACCTCGGGGGACACCAACTTCACCATGGCAGCACACGGGGCGCTGGAGGATGCCCGGCTCTTCCTGCCCGATGCTGAGAAGCTCCACATCTTCCAAGCTGGAGGGGGCTGCCCGCTCACTTCTCcatccctcctcttcctcctcccctgtgGACTTTGGGCTGTTTTGTTGCACTTTTAA
- the HJV gene encoding hemojuvelin isoform X3 has product MGLLSLIFLLTPNPHDFKTLLPSGGGQAALPHPIPSSQGATPSLPVSSQCKILRCNSDYVAATLHLRGPERGAAFCTALRSYSLCTRRTARTCRGDLAFHSAVHGIEDLMIQNNCSKEGPTAPPRPRPPAPNPHGFESLDICDYERSFLYKHGRPPGFQHCAAFGDPHIRTFHDDFHTCRVEGSWPLLDNDYLFVQATSSPVAKGSNATVTSKLTIIFKNMKECIDQKVYQAELDNVPAAFQDGSVNGGARPGGSSLAIWERSPGRHVEIRADYIGTTIAVRQAGRQLSFSIRAAEEVARAFTEEQDLQLCVGGCPRSQRMSRSPRGRGRVPAETARALCREMLPVEDVYFQSCVFDVVTSGDTNFTMAAHGALEDARLFLPDAEKLHIFQAGGGCPLTSPSLLFLLPCGLWAVLLHF; this is encoded by the exons ATG ggcctactaagcttaattttccttttaaccccaaatccccatgattttaaaacccttttaccATCAGGGGGAGGACAGGCTGcccttccccaccccatcccctcTTCTCAAGGAGCCACCCCGTCTCTCCCAGTCTCTTCCCAGTGCAAGATCCTCCGTTGCAACTCGGACTACGTGGCGGCCACGCTGCACCTGCGCGGGCCCGAGCGCGGCGCCGCGTTCTGCACCGCGCTGCGCTCCTACTCGCTGTGCACCCGCCGCACCGCCCGCACCTGCCGCGGCGACCTGGCCTTCCACTCGGCCGTGCACGGCATCGAGGACCTCATGATCCAGAACAACTGCTCCAAGGAAGGGCCCACGGCCCCGCCACGGCcgcggcccccggcccccaaCCCGCACGGCTTCGAGTCGCTCGATATCTGCGACTACGAGCGGAGTTTCCTCTACAAGCACGGCCGCCCCCCCGGTTTCCAGCACTGCGCTGCCTTCGGGGATCCCCACATCCGAACCTTCCACGATGACTTCCACACGTGCCGGGTGGAGGGCTCCTGGCCGCTCTTGGACAACGATTACCTGTTTGTGCAAGCCACCAGTTCGCCGGTGGCCAAGGGGTCCAACGCAACGGTCACCAGCAAG CTGACCATCATATTCAAGAACATGAAGGAATGCATCGACCAGAAGGTCTACCAGGCCGAGCTGGACAATGTCCCTGCAGCCTTCCAGGACGGTTCTGTCAACGGTGGCGCGCGGCCGGGCGGGAGCAGCTTGGCCATTTGGGAGCGCAGCCCCGGCCGGCACGTGGAGATCCGCGCCGACTACATCGGCACCACCATCGCCGTGCGCCAGGCCGGCCGCCAGCTCTCCTTCTCCATCCGCGCTGCCGAGGAGGTGGCCCGGGCCTTCACGGAGGAGCAGGACCTGCAGCTCTGCGTGGGCGGTTGTCCCCGCAGCCAGCGCATGTCCCGCAGCCCCCGCGGCCGCGGCCGTGTCCCCGCGGAGACGGCGCGGGCGCTCTGCCGGGAGATGCTGCCCGTGGAGGATGTGTACTTCCAGTCGTGCGTCTTCGACGTGGTCACCTCGGGGGACACCAACTTCACCATGGCAGCACACGGGGCGCTGGAGGATGCCCGGCTCTTCCTGCCCGATGCTGAGAAGCTCCACATCTTCCAAGCTGGAGGGGGCTGCCCGCTCACTTCTCcatccctcctcttcctcctcccctgtgGACTTTGGGCTGTTTTGTTGCACTTTTAA
- the BOLA1 gene encoding bolA-like protein 1 isoform X1, whose amino-acid sequence MRGPLLAGAMGGPLARTIRAKLTAALQPTHLEVRDDSPLHGGPPGAETHFGVLVVSGRFAGLPPLQRHRLVHEALRAELAGPLHALQVVARTPEQWQSDPQNPPAPPCLGGSKREKRRGAREEEEEEAGKK is encoded by the coding sequence ATGCGGGGTCCCCTCCTGGCGGGGGCCATGGGGGGTCCCCTGGCCCGCACCATCCGTGCCAAGCTGACGGCGGCCCTGCAGCCCACCCACCTGGAGGTTCGGGACGACTCCCCCCTCCACGGGGGTCCCCCCGGAGCCGAGACTCATTTCGGGGTGTTGGTGGTGAGCGGGCGCTTCGCGGGGCTGCCGCCGCTGCAGCGGCACCGGCTGGTGCACGAGGCGCTGCGGGCCGAGCTGGCCGGGCCCCTGCACGCCCTGCAGGTGGTCGCCCGCACCCCCGAGCAGTGGCAGAGcgacccccagaacccccccgcgcccccttGCCTGGGGGGGTCCAAGCGGGAGAAGcgccgcggggcccgggaggaggaagaggaggaggcgGGGAAGAAGTGA
- the TXNIP gene encoding thioredoxin-interacting protein isoform X2, producing MVMFKKVKSFAVAFSEPDKVYCSGDKVAGRVVVEVAEVTRVSAVKVLACGVARVTWAKGPAQCRQEMEYLRFEDVLALEEQPTDEDGSVILRPGNKYEYKFGFELPQGPLGTTFKGKYGSVDYWVKASLERPACPTQQVKKRFEVMDPVDVNTPELLSPVAAKKEKKVSCMFIPDGRVSVSAQIDRKGFCEGDEICINADFENTCSRIVVPKAAIVAKHTYLANGQTKVFSQKLSCVRGNHIISGTSESWRGKTIRVRKLKPSILGCNILRVEYFLQIYVSVPGSKKIILELPLVIGSRSGIGSRSSSMASQTSSEMSWVDLNLPDAPEAPPCYLDIVPEDHRLESPTTPLLDDPDGFDSPIFMYAPEFKFMPPPTYTEVSPAAAWEQGPGGSGITRLDPSPSSCSTAQVDPCINNNNNSNNNVQ from the exons ATGGTGATGTTCAAGAAGGTGAAGAGCTTCGCGGTGGCCTTCAGCGAGCCCGACAAGGTGTACTGCAGCGGGGACAAGGTGGCCGGGCGTGTGGTGGTGGAGGTGGCCGAGGTGACCCGTGTCAGCGCTGTGAAGGTGCTGGCGTGCGGCGTGGCCAGGGTGACCTGGGCCAAGGGCCCGGCGCAGTGCCGGCAGGAGATGGAGTACCTGCGCTTCGAGGATGTGCTGGCCCTGGAGGAGCAGCCCACGG ATGAGGACGGCTCCGTCATCCTGAGACCTGGCAACAAGTACGAGTACAAATTCGGCTTCGAGCTGCCCCAGGG GCCGCTGGGCACCACGTTCAAGGGGAAGTACGGCTCTGTGGATTACTGGGTGAAGGCGTCTCTGGAGCGCCCGGCCTGCCCCACACAGCAGGTGAAGAAACGCTTCGAGGTGATGGATCCTGTGGATGTGAACACCCCGGAATTGCTG TCTCCAGTTGCAGccaaaaaggagaagaaagtgtCATGTATGTTCATCCCCGATGGACGGGTGTCTGTCAGCGCCCAGATCGACAGGAAGGGCTTCTGTGAAG GCGACGAGATCTGCATCAACGCCGACTTCGAGAACACCTGCTCGCGCATCGTGGTGCCCAAGGCGGCCATCGTGGCCAAGCATACCTACCTGGCCAACGGCCAGACCAAGGTCTTCTCCCAGAAGCTCTCCTGTGTCCGAGGCAACCACATCATCTCCGGTACCTCGGAGTCTTGGCGTGGCAAAACCATCCGCGTGCGGAAGCTCAAACCCTCCATCCTGGGCTGCAACATCCTGCGTGTGGAGTATTTCCTGCAG ATCTACGTCAGCGTGCCAGGCTCCAAGAAAATCATCCTGGAGCTGCCGTTGGTCATTGGGAGCCGCTCCGGCATCGGCAGCCGCAGCTCCAGCATGGCCAGTCAGACCAGTTCTGAGATGAGCTGGGTGGACCTGAACCTCCCCGATGCTCCAGAGG cccccccgtGCTACCTGGACATCGTTCCCGAGGATCACCGGCTGGAAAGCCCCACCACGCCGCTGCTGGACGATCCCGACGGGTTCGACAGCCCCATCTTCATGTACGCGCCGGAGTTCAAGTTCATGCCTCCCCCCACCTACACGGAGGTGAGCCCGGCAGCGGCATGGGAGCAGGGGCCGGGTGGATCTGGGATCACCCGCCTGGATCCCTCACCCTCATCCTGCTCCACCGCCCAGGTGGATCCCTgcatcaacaacaacaacaacagcaacaacaacgTCCAGTGA
- the TXNIP gene encoding thioredoxin-interacting protein isoform X3: protein MVMFKKVKSFAVAFSEPDKVYCSGDKVAGRVVVEVAEVTRVSAVKVLACGVARVTWAKGPAQCRQEMEYLRFEDVLALEEQPTDEDGSVILRPGNKYEYKFGFELPQGPLGTTFKGKYGSVDYWVKASLERPACPTQQVKKRFEVMDPVDVNTPELLSPVAAKKEKKVSCMFIPDGRVSVSAQIDRKGFCEGDEICINADFENTCSRIVVPKAAIVAKHTYLANGQTKVFSQKLSCVRGNHIISGTSESWRGKTIRVRKLKPSILGCNILRVEYFLQIYVSVPGSKKIILELPLVIGSRSGIGSRSSSMASQTSSEMSWVDLNLPDAPEAPPCYLDIVPEDHRLESPTTPLLDDPDGFDSPIFMYAPEFKFMPPPTYTEVDPCINNNNNSNNNVQ from the exons ATGGTGATGTTCAAGAAGGTGAAGAGCTTCGCGGTGGCCTTCAGCGAGCCCGACAAGGTGTACTGCAGCGGGGACAAGGTGGCCGGGCGTGTGGTGGTGGAGGTGGCCGAGGTGACCCGTGTCAGCGCTGTGAAGGTGCTGGCGTGCGGCGTGGCCAGGGTGACCTGGGCCAAGGGCCCGGCGCAGTGCCGGCAGGAGATGGAGTACCTGCGCTTCGAGGATGTGCTGGCCCTGGAGGAGCAGCCCACGG ATGAGGACGGCTCCGTCATCCTGAGACCTGGCAACAAGTACGAGTACAAATTCGGCTTCGAGCTGCCCCAGGG GCCGCTGGGCACCACGTTCAAGGGGAAGTACGGCTCTGTGGATTACTGGGTGAAGGCGTCTCTGGAGCGCCCGGCCTGCCCCACACAGCAGGTGAAGAAACGCTTCGAGGTGATGGATCCTGTGGATGTGAACACCCCGGAATTGCTG TCTCCAGTTGCAGccaaaaaggagaagaaagtgtCATGTATGTTCATCCCCGATGGACGGGTGTCTGTCAGCGCCCAGATCGACAGGAAGGGCTTCTGTGAAG GCGACGAGATCTGCATCAACGCCGACTTCGAGAACACCTGCTCGCGCATCGTGGTGCCCAAGGCGGCCATCGTGGCCAAGCATACCTACCTGGCCAACGGCCAGACCAAGGTCTTCTCCCAGAAGCTCTCCTGTGTCCGAGGCAACCACATCATCTCCGGTACCTCGGAGTCTTGGCGTGGCAAAACCATCCGCGTGCGGAAGCTCAAACCCTCCATCCTGGGCTGCAACATCCTGCGTGTGGAGTATTTCCTGCAG ATCTACGTCAGCGTGCCAGGCTCCAAGAAAATCATCCTGGAGCTGCCGTTGGTCATTGGGAGCCGCTCCGGCATCGGCAGCCGCAGCTCCAGCATGGCCAGTCAGACCAGTTCTGAGATGAGCTGGGTGGACCTGAACCTCCCCGATGCTCCAGAGG cccccccgtGCTACCTGGACATCGTTCCCGAGGATCACCGGCTGGAAAGCCCCACCACGCCGCTGCTGGACGATCCCGACGGGTTCGACAGCCCCATCTTCATGTACGCGCCGGAGTTCAAGTTCATGCCTCCCCCCACCTACACGGAG GTGGATCCCTgcatcaacaacaacaacaacagcaacaacaacgTCCAGTGA
- the HJV gene encoding hemojuvelin isoform X1 — protein sequence MFALRTWLCPRRGGCETKRWKSPPCQGTSHSLGDTSHREKLFHRDSLPAGASRGFQGGKPMELQGSSYETPQFPRVWGLLTPPGAAVPHLFHALAVVPGWIRAQLNLEGSISPPASALPRRGKDRAKVARDEEPRGAPLLGPRIFGSPDFIRLQDHGGAQRGWDFPGSCHGSLWLALGAELVTRTPMWPAGKELPALGARSFPQEAETGELLNEAGSCWWVRDPPGSAWMGMGRAAHSRSPGQLENSGLFLRALLLLFLCRHVSSQCKILRCNSDYVAATLHLRGPERGAAFCTALRSYSLCTRRTARTCRGDLAFHSAVHGIEDLMIQNNCSKEGPTAPPRPRPPAPNPHGFESLDICDYERSFLYKHGRPPGFQHCAAFGDPHIRTFHDDFHTCRVEGSWPLLDNDYLFVQATSSPVAKGSNATVTSKLTIIFKNMKECIDQKVYQAELDNVPAAFQDGSVNGGARPGGSSLAIWERSPGRHVEIRADYIGTTIAVRQAGRQLSFSIRAAEEVARAFTEEQDLQLCVGGCPRSQRMSRSPRGRGRVPAETARALCREMLPVEDVYFQSCVFDVVTSGDTNFTMAAHGALEDARLFLPDAEKLHIFQAGGGCPLTSPSLLFLLPCGLWAVLLHF from the exons ATGTTTGCGCTCAGGACTTggctgtgccccaggagggGAGGCTGTGAGACAAAACGCTGGAAAAGtcctccctgccagggaacatcccattccctggggGACACATCCCacagggaaaagcttttccacagGGATTCactcccagctggtgccagcagaGGTTTCCAAGGAGGAAAACCCATGGAGCTCCAGGGAAGCTCCTATGAAACCCCACAGTTCCCCAGGGTTTGGGGGCTCCTaactcctcctggagctgctgtgccccacCTTTTCCATGCTCTGGCTGTTGTTCCCGGCTGGATCAGAGCCCAGCTAAATTTAGAAGGATCGATTTCACCCCCCGCCTCTGCTCTGCCCCGCAGGGGAAAGGACAGAGCAAAGGTGGCCAGGGACGAGGAGCCACGGGGGGCTCCACTCCTTGGCCCCCGGATTTTTGGGAGCCCAGATTTTATCCGGCTGCAGGACCATGGAGGagcccagaggggctgggattTTCCTGGCTCGTGCCACGGGTCCCTCTGGCTGGCACTTGGGGCAGAGCTGGTGACAAGGACGCCCATGTGGCCCGCAGGGAAGGAGCTCCCAGCGCTGGGAGCCAGATCGTTTCCTCAGGAGGCTGAGACAG GGGAGCTGCTGAACgaagctgggagctgctggtgggtgagagACCCCCCAGGCTCCGCATGGATGGGAAtgggcagagctgcccacagcaggagcccagggcagctggaaaACTCCGGCCTCTTCCTCCgagctctcctgctcctcttcctctgccGGCATG TCTCTTCCCAGTGCAAGATCCTCCGTTGCAACTCGGACTACGTGGCGGCCACGCTGCACCTGCGCGGGCCCGAGCGCGGCGCCGCGTTCTGCACCGCGCTGCGCTCCTACTCGCTGTGCACCCGCCGCACCGCCCGCACCTGCCGCGGCGACCTGGCCTTCCACTCGGCCGTGCACGGCATCGAGGACCTCATGATCCAGAACAACTGCTCCAAGGAAGGGCCCACGGCCCCGCCACGGCcgcggcccccggcccccaaCCCGCACGGCTTCGAGTCGCTCGATATCTGCGACTACGAGCGGAGTTTCCTCTACAAGCACGGCCGCCCCCCCGGTTTCCAGCACTGCGCTGCCTTCGGGGATCCCCACATCCGAACCTTCCACGATGACTTCCACACGTGCCGGGTGGAGGGCTCCTGGCCGCTCTTGGACAACGATTACCTGTTTGTGCAAGCCACCAGTTCGCCGGTGGCCAAGGGGTCCAACGCAACGGTCACCAGCAAG CTGACCATCATATTCAAGAACATGAAGGAATGCATCGACCAGAAGGTCTACCAGGCCGAGCTGGACAATGTCCCTGCAGCCTTCCAGGACGGTTCTGTCAACGGTGGCGCGCGGCCGGGCGGGAGCAGCTTGGCCATTTGGGAGCGCAGCCCCGGCCGGCACGTGGAGATCCGCGCCGACTACATCGGCACCACCATCGCCGTGCGCCAGGCCGGCCGCCAGCTCTCCTTCTCCATCCGCGCTGCCGAGGAGGTGGCCCGGGCCTTCACGGAGGAGCAGGACCTGCAGCTCTGCGTGGGCGGTTGTCCCCGCAGCCAGCGCATGTCCCGCAGCCCCCGCGGCCGCGGCCGTGTCCCCGCGGAGACGGCGCGGGCGCTCTGCCGGGAGATGCTGCCCGTGGAGGATGTGTACTTCCAGTCGTGCGTCTTCGACGTGGTCACCTCGGGGGACACCAACTTCACCATGGCAGCACACGGGGCGCTGGAGGATGCCCGGCTCTTCCTGCCCGATGCTGAGAAGCTCCACATCTTCCAAGCTGGAGGGGGCTGCCCGCTCACTTCTCcatccctcctcttcctcctcccctgtgGACTTTGGGCTGTTTTGTTGCACTTTTAA
- the TXNIP gene encoding thioredoxin-interacting protein isoform X1 — MVMFKKVKSFAVAFSEPDKVYCSGDKVAGRVVVEVAEVTRVSAVKVLACGVARVTWAKGPAQCRQEMEYLRFEDVLALEEQPTDEDGSVILRPGNKYEYKFGFELPQGPLGTTFKGKYGSVDYWVKASLERPACPTQQVKKRFEVMDPVDVNTPELLSPVAAKKEKKVSCMFIPDGRVSVSAQIDRKGFCEGEDWWEQGAGEPGRKPPASLTSGTPSIPNIWFLPSAGDEICINADFENTCSRIVVPKAAIVAKHTYLANGQTKVFSQKLSCVRGNHIISGTSESWRGKTIRVRKLKPSILGCNILRVEYFLQIYVSVPGSKKIILELPLVIGSRSGIGSRSSSMASQTSSEMSWVDLNLPDAPEAPPCYLDIVPEDHRLESPTTPLLDDPDGFDSPIFMYAPEFKFMPPPTYTEVDPCINNNNNSNNNVQ; from the exons ATGGTGATGTTCAAGAAGGTGAAGAGCTTCGCGGTGGCCTTCAGCGAGCCCGACAAGGTGTACTGCAGCGGGGACAAGGTGGCCGGGCGTGTGGTGGTGGAGGTGGCCGAGGTGACCCGTGTCAGCGCTGTGAAGGTGCTGGCGTGCGGCGTGGCCAGGGTGACCTGGGCCAAGGGCCCGGCGCAGTGCCGGCAGGAGATGGAGTACCTGCGCTTCGAGGATGTGCTGGCCCTGGAGGAGCAGCCCACGG ATGAGGACGGCTCCGTCATCCTGAGACCTGGCAACAAGTACGAGTACAAATTCGGCTTCGAGCTGCCCCAGGG GCCGCTGGGCACCACGTTCAAGGGGAAGTACGGCTCTGTGGATTACTGGGTGAAGGCGTCTCTGGAGCGCCCGGCCTGCCCCACACAGCAGGTGAAGAAACGCTTCGAGGTGATGGATCCTGTGGATGTGAACACCCCGGAATTGCTG TCTCCAGTTGCAGccaaaaaggagaagaaagtgtCATGTATGTTCATCCCCGATGGACGGGTGTCTGTCAGCGCCCAGATCGACAGGAAGGGCTTCTGTGAAGGTGAGGATTGGTGGGAACAGGGAGCTGGGGAGCCAGGAAGGAAACCCCCAGCATCCCTAACATCTGGAACCCCCAGCATCCCTAACATCTGGTTCCTTCCCTCGGCAGGCGACGAGATCTGCATCAACGCCGACTTCGAGAACACCTGCTCGCGCATCGTGGTGCCCAAGGCGGCCATCGTGGCCAAGCATACCTACCTGGCCAACGGCCAGACCAAGGTCTTCTCCCAGAAGCTCTCCTGTGTCCGAGGCAACCACATCATCTCCGGTACCTCGGAGTCTTGGCGTGGCAAAACCATCCGCGTGCGGAAGCTCAAACCCTCCATCCTGGGCTGCAACATCCTGCGTGTGGAGTATTTCCTGCAG ATCTACGTCAGCGTGCCAGGCTCCAAGAAAATCATCCTGGAGCTGCCGTTGGTCATTGGGAGCCGCTCCGGCATCGGCAGCCGCAGCTCCAGCATGGCCAGTCAGACCAGTTCTGAGATGAGCTGGGTGGACCTGAACCTCCCCGATGCTCCAGAGG cccccccgtGCTACCTGGACATCGTTCCCGAGGATCACCGGCTGGAAAGCCCCACCACGCCGCTGCTGGACGATCCCGACGGGTTCGACAGCCCCATCTTCATGTACGCGCCGGAGTTCAAGTTCATGCCTCCCCCCACCTACACGGAG GTGGATCCCTgcatcaacaacaacaacaacagcaacaacaacgTCCAGTGA
- the HJV gene encoding hemojuvelin isoform X2: protein MWPAGKELPALGARSFPQEAETGELLNEAGSCWWVRDPPGSAWMGMGRAAHSRSPGQLENSGLFLRALLLLFLCRHVSSQCKILRCNSDYVAATLHLRGPERGAAFCTALRSYSLCTRRTARTCRGDLAFHSAVHGIEDLMIQNNCSKEGPTAPPRPRPPAPNPHGFESLDICDYERSFLYKHGRPPGFQHCAAFGDPHIRTFHDDFHTCRVEGSWPLLDNDYLFVQATSSPVAKGSNATVTSKLTIIFKNMKECIDQKVYQAELDNVPAAFQDGSVNGGARPGGSSLAIWERSPGRHVEIRADYIGTTIAVRQAGRQLSFSIRAAEEVARAFTEEQDLQLCVGGCPRSQRMSRSPRGRGRVPAETARALCREMLPVEDVYFQSCVFDVVTSGDTNFTMAAHGALEDARLFLPDAEKLHIFQAGGGCPLTSPSLLFLLPCGLWAVLLHF from the exons ATGTGGCCCGCAGGGAAGGAGCTCCCAGCGCTGGGAGCCAGATCGTTTCCTCAGGAGGCTGAGACAG GGGAGCTGCTGAACgaagctgggagctgctggtgggtgagagACCCCCCAGGCTCCGCATGGATGGGAAtgggcagagctgcccacagcaggagcccagggcagctggaaaACTCCGGCCTCTTCCTCCgagctctcctgctcctcttcctctgccGGCATG TCTCTTCCCAGTGCAAGATCCTCCGTTGCAACTCGGACTACGTGGCGGCCACGCTGCACCTGCGCGGGCCCGAGCGCGGCGCCGCGTTCTGCACCGCGCTGCGCTCCTACTCGCTGTGCACCCGCCGCACCGCCCGCACCTGCCGCGGCGACCTGGCCTTCCACTCGGCCGTGCACGGCATCGAGGACCTCATGATCCAGAACAACTGCTCCAAGGAAGGGCCCACGGCCCCGCCACGGCcgcggcccccggcccccaaCCCGCACGGCTTCGAGTCGCTCGATATCTGCGACTACGAGCGGAGTTTCCTCTACAAGCACGGCCGCCCCCCCGGTTTCCAGCACTGCGCTGCCTTCGGGGATCCCCACATCCGAACCTTCCACGATGACTTCCACACGTGCCGGGTGGAGGGCTCCTGGCCGCTCTTGGACAACGATTACCTGTTTGTGCAAGCCACCAGTTCGCCGGTGGCCAAGGGGTCCAACGCAACGGTCACCAGCAAG CTGACCATCATATTCAAGAACATGAAGGAATGCATCGACCAGAAGGTCTACCAGGCCGAGCTGGACAATGTCCCTGCAGCCTTCCAGGACGGTTCTGTCAACGGTGGCGCGCGGCCGGGCGGGAGCAGCTTGGCCATTTGGGAGCGCAGCCCCGGCCGGCACGTGGAGATCCGCGCCGACTACATCGGCACCACCATCGCCGTGCGCCAGGCCGGCCGCCAGCTCTCCTTCTCCATCCGCGCTGCCGAGGAGGTGGCCCGGGCCTTCACGGAGGAGCAGGACCTGCAGCTCTGCGTGGGCGGTTGTCCCCGCAGCCAGCGCATGTCCCGCAGCCCCCGCGGCCGCGGCCGTGTCCCCGCGGAGACGGCGCGGGCGCTCTGCCGGGAGATGCTGCCCGTGGAGGATGTGTACTTCCAGTCGTGCGTCTTCGACGTGGTCACCTCGGGGGACACCAACTTCACCATGGCAGCACACGGGGCGCTGGAGGATGCCCGGCTCTTCCTGCCCGATGCTGAGAAGCTCCACATCTTCCAAGCTGGAGGGGGCTGCCCGCTCACTTCTCcatccctcctcttcctcctcccctgtgGACTTTGGGCTGTTTTGTTGCACTTTTAA